In Thiovibrio frasassiensis, one DNA window encodes the following:
- a CDS encoding RDD family protein, whose protein sequence is MTNKGNDMPMNGETTPQPQYAGFLARGMAMGIDILLIHLLYFACLCATAAVLWVHSPHWLVLIPSLLFCLLLFLLTFPLFIAVYFLALHGWQGQTLGKMFMGLRVIRSDGGEVTPGIAFLRFIGFALSILPVGLGLFWSIIDREKCGWHDHVADTRVVLKVSS, encoded by the coding sequence ATGACCAATAAGGGGAACGACATGCCCATGAACGGGGAAACCACCCCCCAACCCCAATATGCAGGCTTCCTGGCCCGCGGAATGGCCATGGGTATCGATATCCTTCTGATCCACCTGCTCTATTTTGCTTGCCTGTGTGCGACGGCGGCGGTTCTCTGGGTGCATTCTCCCCACTGGCTCGTCCTGATCCCCTCCCTCCTCTTCTGCCTGCTCCTCTTCCTGCTCACCTTTCCCCTGTTCATCGCGGTCTATTTTCTCGCCCTGCATGGCTGGCAGGGGCAGACCCTCGGCAAGATGTTCATGGGCCTGAGGGTGATCCGGTCCGACGGCGGGGAGGTCACCCCGGGTATCGCCTTTCTGCGTTTTATCGGCTTTGCTCTTTCGATCCTCCCCGTGGGACTCGGACTTTTCTGGAGTATTATCGACCGGGAGAAATGCGGATGGCACGACCACGTAGCCGACACCCGGGTGGTTCTGAAGGTCTCCTCGTGA
- a CDS encoding TonB-dependent receptor plug domain-containing protein, giving the protein MITEISKTILPALGLTLALALPAQAANDSKELSLEQLLNTTVTSASKYEQKQSEVAAVVSVITRDEIKAFGWRTLDQALASLPGIHLTYDRQYSYLGARGFGLPGDYNTRMLLAINGNRINETVYAGASIGRDFPLDLDLVERIEFIAGPGGAVYGQNAMFGVVNVITRSGATVDGGELSAGWTSPQSLREGRISWGKVLGNGVNVLASASGMYSRGEDLLMDYPSAGPGESDISGLAVNQDGERDKEFFTRIIRGPLSLDFIYGNRRKDDPTASFFSDALAPDHYERDKSMLSQLAYQDSFARKTLDVLGRMFLGQYRYTGLFHYATAPNLATAAGDWLGAELRLLYKGLNNHKLMLGMEGQNNSRIDQTNDDLTTPGMETQINGSGTRFGIYTQDEWRLSDTWSTTLGVRVDRNNNTDTLFSPRAALIWQALPETTLKAMYGRAHRAPNAYERDYDDGVAQVANPTLENETIDTLELNIEQRLTRDFSVRTSIYQWSMLDIVTLGIDPLSGLPQYQSGDKLTARGVELSADKTWESGGRVRGSVAYQDIAYANNEEPLNSPQWLGKLNLSQPLPWPGLRLGYELRYDAKRQTIDGSYLKGYWLSNLTVTASKWLPRMEISLGIHNLFDQYYEHPTSDINWQNALAQDGRSVWAKMDYRF; this is encoded by the coding sequence ATGATTACGGAAATATCCAAAACCATCCTGCCTGCACTGGGATTGACCCTTGCCCTCGCGTTGCCTGCCCAGGCGGCAAACGATTCGAAAGAGCTGAGCCTGGAACAATTGCTGAACACCACGGTGACCAGCGCCTCCAAGTACGAACAGAAGCAAAGCGAAGTGGCCGCCGTGGTCAGCGTCATCACCCGTGACGAGATCAAGGCCTTCGGTTGGCGCACCCTGGACCAAGCCCTGGCCAGCCTGCCCGGCATTCACCTTACCTATGACCGTCAATACAGCTATTTGGGCGCCCGTGGTTTCGGGCTGCCCGGAGATTACAACACCCGGATGCTGCTCGCCATCAACGGCAATCGCATCAATGAGACGGTCTATGCCGGCGCTTCAATCGGACGCGATTTCCCCCTGGATCTGGACCTGGTCGAACGTATTGAATTCATCGCCGGACCGGGTGGCGCGGTCTATGGTCAGAATGCCATGTTCGGTGTTGTCAACGTAATCACGCGCAGTGGAGCCACGGTCGATGGCGGCGAGTTGTCCGCCGGCTGGACAAGTCCCCAATCCCTCCGGGAAGGCCGCATCAGCTGGGGAAAGGTGCTTGGAAACGGCGTTAACGTGCTGGCTTCCGCCTCCGGCATGTACTCCCGGGGTGAAGATCTGCTCATGGACTACCCGAGTGCGGGTCCTGGCGAAAGCGACATCTCCGGCCTGGCCGTTAATCAGGACGGCGAGCGGGACAAGGAATTCTTCACCCGCATTATCCGCGGCCCCTTGTCCCTTGATTTCATTTACGGCAATCGCCGCAAGGATGACCCCACGGCATCTTTCTTTTCCGATGCGCTGGCCCCGGACCACTATGAACGGGACAAATCCATGTTGAGCCAACTGGCATATCAGGACAGTTTCGCCCGCAAGACCCTGGACGTGCTGGGTCGAATGTTTCTGGGACAGTATCGCTACACCGGCTTGTTTCATTATGCCACCGCCCCGAATCTCGCCACTGCCGCAGGTGACTGGCTGGGCGCCGAACTGCGCCTGCTCTATAAGGGACTGAACAATCACAAACTCATGCTGGGAATGGAAGGGCAGAACAATAGCCGCATCGACCAGACCAACGACGACCTCACCACCCCGGGGATGGAAACGCAAATCAACGGATCAGGCACCCGGTTCGGCATTTACACCCAGGACGAATGGCGCCTCAGCGACACCTGGTCGACGACCCTCGGCGTGCGGGTGGACCGCAACAATAATACGGACACCTTATTTAGCCCCCGGGCAGCGCTCATCTGGCAGGCCTTGCCGGAAACCACGCTGAAAGCGATGTACGGCCGCGCCCACCGCGCTCCCAACGCCTACGAGCGAGACTACGACGACGGAGTAGCGCAGGTTGCCAATCCAACCCTGGAAAATGAGACCATCGATACCCTGGAGCTGAACATAGAGCAACGGTTGACGCGTGATTTCAGTGTGCGCACCTCGATATATCAGTGGAGCATGCTGGATATCGTGACCTTGGGCATTGATCCCCTCAGTGGGCTGCCGCAATACCAGTCCGGCGACAAGCTCACAGCCCGGGGCGTCGAGCTCTCGGCCGACAAGACCTGGGAATCCGGCGGGCGCGTCCGCGGTAGCGTGGCCTATCAGGATATCGCGTACGCCAACAACGAAGAACCGCTCAATTCCCCCCAATGGCTTGGAAAACTCAACCTGTCCCAGCCCCTGCCCTGGCCGGGTCTGCGTCTGGGCTATGAACTCCGGTACGACGCAAAACGCCAGACGATAGATGGTTCTTACCTTAAGGGGTATTGGCTTTCCAACCTGACTGTGACCGCGAGCAAATGGCTCCCGAGGATGGAGATATCGCTGGGCATTCACAATCTATTCGATCAATACTACGAGCACCCGACCTCAGACATCAACTGGCAGAACGCGCTGGCCCAAGACGGCCGGAGCGTCTGGGCCAAGATGGATTACCGCTTCTAA